In Musa acuminata AAA Group cultivar baxijiao chromosome BXJ2-8, Cavendish_Baxijiao_AAA, whole genome shotgun sequence, one genomic interval encodes:
- the LOC135586353 gene encoding protein GOS9-like, which produces MAGEIKVGAWGGNGGSAWDMGAAHRIINIKIRAGDNIDAIVITFTRYGLIETKHFGGSGGTLYEIPLQEDEYLVGVEGSVDTLGRITLVRNLTLRTNKKSYGPFGTSGGKPFSVPVASGKIIGFFGRAGTMIDAIGVYLAPN; this is translated from the exons ATG GCGGGAGAGATCAAGGTGGGGGCGTGGGGTGGCAACGGAGGGTCTGCATGGGACATGGGGGCTGCCCACCGCATCATCAACATCAAGATTCGCGCTGGAGACAACATCGACGCCATCGTGATCACCTTCACCCGTTATGGCCTGATCGAGACCAAGCACTTCGGTGGCTCGGGGGGCACACTCTACGAG ATTCCACTGCAAGAGGACGAGTATCTTGTGGGCGTCGAGGGGTCTGTGGATACGCTGGGGAGAATCACTCTGGTGAGGAACCTGACGCTGAGGACCAACAAGAAAAGCTATGGACCTTTCGGCACCAGTGGCGGAAAGCCTTTCTCCGTTCCTGTAGCCTCGGGTAAGATCATTGGCTTCTTTGGACGTGCGGGCACCATGATTGATGCCATCGGAGTTTACCTCGCACCTAACTAG
- the LOC135618243 gene encoding protein GOS9-like, giving the protein MAGEIKVGAWGGNGGSAWDMGAAHRIINIKIRAGDNIDAIVITFTRYGLIETKHFGGSGGTPYEIPLQEDEYLVGVEGSVDTLGRITLVRNLTLRTNKKSYGPFGTSGGKPFSVPVASGKIIGFFGRAGTMIDAIGVYLAPN; this is encoded by the exons ATG GCGGGAGAGATCAAGGTGGGGGCGTGGGGTGGCAACGGAGGGTCTGCATGGGACATGGGGGCTGCCCACCGCATCATCAACATCAAGATTCGCGCTGGAGACAACATCGACGCCATCGTGATCACCTTCACCCGTTATGGCCTGATCGAGACCAAGCACTTCGGTGGCTCGGGGGGCACACCCTACGAG ATTCCACTGCAAGAGGACGAGTATCTTGTGGGCGTCGAGGGGTCTGTGGATACGCTGGGGAGAATCACTCTGGTGAGGAACCTGACGCTGAGGACCAACAAGAAAAGCTATGGACCTTTCGGCACCAGTGGCGGAAAGCCTTTCTCCGTTCCTGTAGCCTCGGGTAAGATCATTGGCTTCTTTGGACGTGCGGGCACCATGATTGATGCCATCGGAGTTTACCTCGCACCTAACTAG